DNA sequence from the Gordonia polyisoprenivorans genome:
CGGGCATCTGCGCATCACCCACCGGCAGGCCTCGCTGGAGGAACTCGGCCAGCTCGCCGATCCACCGATGACCAAGGACGCCGTCGCCGGCCGGATCCGCCGACTGCTGTCGACCGCGGACAAGAAGGCGCATGCCGAGGGCATCCCCGACACCGAGTCGGCGGTCACCTCGGATCTGCTCGACGACGCCTGATCGACGGTTGCCGACCCGATCGTTCGGTCGGCGGTACGGGTGTGCCAGTGCACCCGTCGCGCTGCCCACGATCAGGCGTCCTACTAGGCTGGACCCGACGCCGGTTGGCCATGAGCCGATCGGCCACCAGGAGCGGTGCGGGCAGATGACCCCGTGCCGAGACAATTGCTAAGGAGCACACCAGTGACTGTTCGGGTAGGCGTCAACGGATTCGGCCGGATCGGCCGCAACTTCTTCCGCGCCGTCGAAGCACAAAAAGCATTGGGCACCACCGACATCGAGATCGTCGCCGTCAACGATCTGACCGACAACGCCACCCTGGCACACCTGCTGAAGTTCGATTCGATCCTGGGCCGCCTGCCGCAGGAGGTTTCCCTCGACGGCGATTTCATCGTCGTCGGCGACCAGCGCATCAAGGCCCTCGAGGTCAAGGAAGGCCCGGCGGCGCTGCCGTGGGGCGACCTCGGCGTCGACGTCGTCGTCGAATCCACCGGTATCTTCACCGCCGCGGAGAAGGCCAAGGGCCACCTCGACGCCGGCGCCAAGAAGGTCATCATCTCCGCACCGGCCTCCGGTGAGGACATCACCATCGTGATGGGTGTCAACGACGACAAGTACGACGGCAGCCAGAACATCATCTCCAACGCCTCGTGCACCACCAACTGCCTCGGCCCGTTCGCGAAGGTGCTCAACGACGAGTTCGGCATCGTCTCGGGTCTGATGACCACCGTGCACGCCTACACCCAGGACCAGAACCTGCAGGACGGCCCGCACAAGGATCTTCGTCGCGCCCGCGCCGCGGCCATCAACGTGGTGCCCACCTCGACCGGCGCGGCCAAGGCCATCGGCCTGGTCCTGCCCGAACTCAAGGGCAAGCTCGACGGTTACGCGCTGCGCGTGCCGATCCCGACCGGTTCGGTCACCGACCTCACCGCGATCCTGGAGAAGTCCGCGACCGCCGACGAGATCAACGCCGCGATGAAGGCCGCCGCCGAGGGTCCGCTCAAGGGCATCCTCAAGTACTACGACGCGCCGATCGTCTCCAGCGACATCGTCACCGACCCGCACAGCTCGCTGTTCGACGCCGGGCTGACCAAGGTCATCGGCAACCAGGTCAAGGCCGTCTCCTGGTACGACAACGAGTGGGGCTACTCCAACCGCCTCGTCGACCTGTCCGGCCTGGTCGGCAAGTCTCTCTGACCGACCGGTCGCTGACGAACCCAACCGTTACGGAGCAATGCTGCAATGGGTGTACCCACTCTGAAAGACCTTCTCGACGAAGGCGTTTCGGGTCGCGGTGTGTTGGTTCGATCGGATTTCAACGTCCCGCTCGACGGGTCGACGATCACCGATCCGGGCCGAATCCTCGCCTCCCTGCCGACGCTGAACGCGCTCATCGACGCCGGTGCCAAGGTGATCATCACCGCGCATCTGGGCCGCCCCAAGGGCGAGCCGGATCCGAAGTACTCACTGGCGCCGGTCGCCGAGCGTCTCGGCCAGGAGCTGGGCCGCAACGTCCAGCTCGCCGGTGATGTCGTCGGCTCCGACGCGCTCGCGCGTGCCGAGGGACTCACCGACGGTGATGTCCTGCTGCTGGAGAACGTGCGGTTCGATCCGCGCGAGACGTCCAAGGACGAGTCCGAGCGTGAGGCGCTGGCCAAGGCCTTCGTCGAACTCGTCGGTCCCGACGGCGCCTTCGTCTCCGACGGGTTCGGGGTGGTGCACCGCAAGCAGGCCTCGGTGTACGACGTCGCCAAGCTGCTCCCGCACTACGCGGGTGAGCTGGTGGCGGCCGAGGTCAAGGTGCTCTCGGCACTCACCGAGGACCCGGAGCGGCCCTACGCCGTGGTGTTGGGCGGCTCGAAGGTGTCCGACAAGCTCGGCGTGATCGAGGCGCTGGCACCGAAGGTCGACACGCTGGTCATCGGTGGCGGTATGGCATTCACGTTCCTGGCCGCCCAGGGTCATGGCGTGGGCACCTCGCTGCTCCAGGAAGACCAGATCGAGGTCTGCAAGGACCTGCTGGAGCGATTCGGCGACGTCATCCGGCTGCCTGCGGACGTGGTGGTGGCCGACAAGTTCGCCGCCGACGCGCAGTCGCAGACGGTCTCGGCCGACGCCATCCCCGACGGATGGATGGGTCTGGACATCGGACCGGAGTCGGTGCAGCGCTTCGCCGCCCTGCTCTCGGGTGCCAAGACGATCTTCTGGAACGGGCCGTCGGGCGTGTTCGAGTTCGAGAAGTTCGCCGCGGGCACCAAGGGCGTCGCCGAGGCGATCGCCGGCGCCACCAAGGCCGGTGCGTTCACCGTCGTGGGCGGCGGCGACTCCGCGGCCGCGGTCCGCACGCTCGGGCTGCCGGACGACGACTTCTCGCACATCTCGACCGGCGGCGGTGCGTCGTTGGAATACCTGGAGGGCAAGGAATTGCCGGGACTGAAGGTGCTGGAGTCATGAGCGGATCCCGCAAGCCCCTCATCGCGGGCAACTGGAAGATGAACCTCAATCATCTCGAGGCCATCGCCCTGGTGCAGAAGATCGCATTTGCCTTGCCCGCGAAGTACTTCGAGAAGGTCGACGTGACGGTGATCCCGCCGTTCACCGACATCCGCTCGGTGCAGACGGTCATCGACGGCGACAAGCTGCTGTTGACCTACGGTGCCCAGGATCTGTCGGCGCACGATTCCGGTGCCTATACCGGCGAGATCAGCGGCGCGTTCCTCGCCAAGCTCGGGTGCACCTTCGTCGTCGTCGGGCATTCGGAGCGACGCACGATGCACGCCGAGACCGACGAGGTGGTGCTCGCCAAGACCAAGGCGGCACTGAAGCACGGTCTGACGCCGATCGTCTGCATCGGTGAGGGACTCGACATCCGCGAGTCCGGGGAGCACGTCGCCTACAACGTCGCGCAGTTGAAGGGTTCGTTGGCGGGACTGTCGGCCGAGGACATCGCGAAGGTCGTCATCGCCTACGAGCCCGTCTGGGCGATCGGTACCGGTCGGGTGGCCAGTGCGGCCGACGCGCAGGAGGTCTGCGCGGCGGTGCGTGCCACGCTCGCCGAGATCGCCGATGCGTCGACCGCCGCCTCGGTGCGGGTGCTCTACGGCGGATCGGTGAACGCCAAGAACGTCGGCGACATCGTCGGGCAGACCGACGTCGACGGGGCACTGGTCGGCGGCGCCTCGCTGAAGGCCGACGAGTTCTCCACGTTGTCGGCGATCGCCGCGGGCGGCCCCCTGCCCTGAGCGCCCGTTCGGACGCGTACACTGGTCGAGCCGGTTGCATTCCTCGTGAAGTGACCGGCTCGACCATGTCGTCGGGCCCCTGGCCGGACGCGACTCGATTCCAACCGACAAGGATCTGCCTGACGTGCTCGAAACAGTTCTGGACATCGGCCTGATCATCACCAGTGTGCTGCTGGTGATCCTGGTTCTGCTGCACCGGGGTAAGGGCGGTGGCCTGTCGTCGCTCTTCGGTGGCGGTGTGCAATCGAGTCTGTCCGGCTCGAGCGTCGTCGAGCGCAACCTCGACCGGTTGACGATCTTCGTCGGGTTGGTATGGTTCATCTTCATCATCGGTATCGGCGTCGACATCAAGCTGTCCGCCTGACCTGACACGTTTTTCCCTCGACCCGATGCGGCCACGGCCGCATCGGGTCGTGTGCTTTCTGTGTACCGGACTTTCTGTGCACCCGAGATGCCCACCCGAGATGCCACCGTCACGCACAGCCGCAATACTGGGGCCATGACCTCTCCTTCGCGCGGTGCCCCGGACTGGCGTCCTTCCATCTCGATCGTCGACCACATCGTCGTCGACGACGAGGGCCGCACCCTCACCGAACCGCTTCGTGAGGACATCCGGTTACTCGGCGGCATCCTCGGTGACATGGTGCGCGAACATTCCGGGTCGGAGGTCTTCGACCTCGTCGAATCGGCGCGGGTCGCGGCATTCAAGATCAGGCGGGCCGAGATCGATCGCGACGAGCTGGCCGACCTCTTCGTCGATCTCGACATCGCGGTCGCCATGCCGATCATCCGTGCGTTCAGCAATTTCGCGCTGTTGGCCAACCTGGCCGAGGACATCCACCGTGAACGCCGACGCATGATCCATGTGCGTGCCGGCGATCCGCCACAGGACAGCAGCCTGGACGCCACATACGCCAAACTGGCCGAGGCCGGTCTCGGTGATGACGAGGTGGGCGATGCGCTCGCCGACGCGACGGTGGTGCCGGTGATCACGGCCCATCCCACGGAGACCCGTCGGCGGTCGGTGTTCGAGGCGCAGAACCGGATCACCGAACTGATGCGATACCGGTCGCGGACCGAGCTGACCCCCGCCGAGGAGGCCGCGGTCACCGAGGGAATCCGGAGGCAGATCCTGACGCTGTGGCAGACCGCGTTGATCCGCCTCGAGCGGCTGACCATCCAGGACGAGATCCGTTCGGGTCTGCGCTATTACGACGCGTCGTTCTTCGAGATCGTGCCCAAGATCAACACCTCGGTGCGGGCCGCATTGCGGTCGGCGTATCCGAACGCGGGCCTGGCCGACGAGCCGATGCTGCGGATGGGTTCGTGGATCGGCGGTGACCGCGACGGCAACCCGTTTGTCACGGACGAGATCGTGGAGATGGCAACGACTCTCGCGGCGCGCACCGCGATCGGCAATCATTTGTCGGAGCTCGAGGCGCTCGCGCAGGAACTGAGCATGTCGACCCGACTGATGACGACCTCCGACGCGGTCTACGAACTAGCCGGGGTGCCCCGCGAGGACGCGGCCGCCGACGAGCCGTTCCGTCTGGCGTTGCGCCACATTCGTTCTCGGTTGGTGGCCACCGCGACCGGGCTGTTCGGTGAGGAGGTGATGAAGACCTCGGATCTGTTCCTGCTCGACGGTGCCGACGCCTACTCGACCGCCGACGAACTGCTCGCCGACCTCGACGTCATCGATTCCGGACTCCGCGCCGCCAACGACGACATCATCGCCGACGACAGGCTACTGCGGCTGCGGGAGTCGGTGCGCACCTTCGGTTTCCACCTGTCCGGGCTGGACATGCGGCAGAACTCCGACATGCACGAGGACGTCATCGCCGAACTGCTGGCGTGGGCCGGCGTGCACCCGGACTACCGATCGCTGGACGAGGCCGAGCGGGTCGAGATCCTGACGAGTGAACTCGCCGCCCGGCGCCCGCTCACCCGGCCCGATGCCGAGTTGTCCGAGTTGGCAACCAAGGAACTCAACATCGTCCGTGCGGCCGCCGCTGCGGTGGCGCGGTTCGGACCGCAGTCGGTGCCCAACTACATCATCAGCATGTGTACCTCGGTCAGCGACATGCTCGAGCCCATGATCCTGCTGAAAGAAGCCGGGCTGATCGACATCGACGGCGACACCGGGAAACTCACCTCGACGGTTCGGATCGTCCCACTGTTCGAGACCATCGAGGATCTGCAGCAGGGCGCCGAAACCCTGTTGGCCGCCTTGGACATCCCGCTGTACCGCGACCTCGTCGACGGGCAGTCGGGCATGCAGGAGGTCATGCTCGGCTATTCCGATTCCAACAAGGACGGCGGCTACATGGCCGCGAACTGGGCGCTCTATCGCGGTGAACTCGATCTGGTCGAGGCCGCGGCCAAGGCCGGAATCCGGTTGCGGCTCTTCCACGGTCGTGGTGGCACCGTCGGCCGTGGTGGGGGACCGAGCTACGACGCCATCCTGGCCCAGCCGCCGGGGGCGGTCCAAGGGTCGCTGCGCATCACCGAGCAAGGTGAGATCATCGCCGCGAAGTATGCCGAACCCGTCAGCGCGGAACGCAATCTGGAGACGTTGCTCGCTGCGACCATCGAGTCGTCGCTGCTCGACGTCGAGGGGCTCGGAGATGTATCCGAGGACGCCTACACCACTCTCGATGAGATCGCGGCGCTGGCCCGTTCGGCCTACAGCGCATTGGTGCACGAGACACCGGGGTTCGTGGAGTACTTCACGACGTCGACGCCGCTGTCGGAGATCGGCGCACTCAACATCGGCAGCCGTCCTGCGTCGCGTAAGCAGACCGAGAAGATCTCCGATCTGCGGGCAATCCCGTGGGTGCTGTCGTGGACACAATCCCGGGTGATGCTGCCGGGTTGGTACGGCACCGGCGCCGCGTTCGAGCAGTGGGTCGGCGACGACCCCGATCGTCTGGCCACCCTGCAGCGGTACTACGAGAAGTGGCCGTTCTTCCGCACAGTCATGTCCAACATGGCGCAGGTGCTCGCCAAGTCGGACATGGGGCTCGCACATCGGTACGCCCAGCTCGTCCCCGATGAGCAGTTGCGCGACACCGTCTTCGGGATGATCGTCGACGAGCACGAACGCACCATCGCGATGTATTCGAAGATCACCGGCACCAACGATCTGCTCGCCGACAACGCGGCGCTCAAACGGTCGGTGTACAACCGCTTCCCGTACCTCGAGCCGCTGAATCTGCTGCAGGTCGAGCTTCTGCGTCGCTTCCGCGCCGGTGACGATTCAGCCCGAATCCGCCGCGGTATCCAGCTGACGATGAACGGTTTGGCGACCGCACTGCGCAACAGCGGATAGGTCCTCGGTCGAGGTGCTTTCCCTGGTGGTCGAAGTGCCTTCCCCCGATGGTCGAGGTGCTTTTTCCTGGTGGTCGAGGTGCGACGAGCGCAAGCGAGGAGCCTCGAGACCCGGTGAGCCACAGCTGGTTCCACCCCACAGCAAACACCCCGTCACCGCGGGAAAGTAACGATGACCTGGCCCGTCCGTCGACTCCGCCACTCCACCCGCCGATCGGTGTACAACGTCGGTACCCACTCCGCGAGATGCTTCCGCTGGTGATCGGCCCGACACAACGGGATCAGATCACCAAGCACCGTCCACCCTCCGGCCTCGGGGTCGGCATGGTTGAAGGGTCGCCAGTGATCAAGGTCGCACAGGTGCGACGGCATCCCGCAGTACGGGTATCGGCACCAGGCATCGTTGCCCAACACCTCAGCGCGCAACGCAGCGCTGGGTGCATACGTCAATGCCCGAGAGGGTGGCACGGTGTGACCACCGTGTCCGGTCGGATCCGCGGGCGGTGCTTGCGGTCGGTCGGAGACCTGCGGGATCAACGGCCCAGCAGTACGGGCAGATTCTGGGTAGTGGATTGTTTTCGCTATCTCGGCGAGGGTGGTGGCGTAGTCGGGGTCGATGGACCCGTACCCCTGTAACCGGGGCACCAGCACACCGTCGGGGTCAGTGACCACTGTCAGTACGGGTGCGCCGGGTACCACCAGGGCCCGTCCGAACGCCACCGGCAGCTCATCCGGCGTCGGCTCATCCAGGGGGTCGGGGACCTCGGGTTCGACGACCGGCTCCACCAACTCAACCAACTCGACTTCGGGAGCATCGGCGTCGGCGGGTTCGGGTAGCAGGTCGTCCCACGCTTGTGCGTCTGCAGCGTCGGCGGGTGTTTCCGCCGACTCGTCGCGGGCAGCACCGCCTTTCGCGCAATTCGCTTGTCCGCATTCGCAGGTGAGGTGGGCTCCGGGGACGCCGGTGATCTCCCCGAGTGCGATCACCCGCAGTGACCCGACGCGACGCGGGTCCTTACGGCAGGTGCGTTCATCGATGAGGGCATTGATCTGGGTTGTGAGGAACACCCCGTAATGCGCGGGCACCACCGCATCCAGAGTGGAGTGTCCAGCGACGTCGGGGGTGATGGTCACGTTTCCCACCAGATCGGTGATGGTGTCGCGGTCCTCGATCACGCTGTCGGGGTTCATCGAGATCAGCGCAGCGTCGAGTTGTTGGGATAGCACCGGGTCGGTGGTGGCCCGGGACCCGTAATCCAGGACGATCTCCTCGAACGTCATCTCCTTGTTGTCACCGGACTCGTCACCGTCGGTGCTGTCGGTGCTGTCGGTGTCGGTGGCGTCGATGTCTCCGCCACGTTGGGCGGCGCGCGCCATGATCGAGGCCCGATTCGTCGAGAGTTCCCCGTTCAGGTAGGCGGCACGGATGAGTGGGAACTTCTCCAACAGGTCCGCCAGTGCTATCCAGTTGCCGGCTTTGCTGCGGGAGACCTTGAACTGCAACGACACTTCGGCGCGGCCGAGTCTCTCGGCATGTTCGATCACCGACCCCCACACACCGGTCTCGGGTCGACCGGCGAGATGCTCACGAAACACCCGCTCCGCCAGCGTGGCAGCGGCCAGGACTGTCCGGGCCTCGTACTTGCGCGATTGACGCAACAACTCCGGGCCGGTCTCGGTGAGCTCATCCCGTGGCATGGCTGCGATTGCGGCAGCATCGGCATCCGGATCGGTGAACGTCAACACACTCGACACCCGAATAGCCCCCTCCCGCGATCGGTGATCCAACCTATGGGCACAAGTGTACGAAGGGGTACCGACAAAACCGGCGCGGCGATCGCGCGGCTCGAGAAATCTGTGGACAAGTCGTCGAGTGGGTAGTGGATGTGGTTGCGATGCTTGTCATCTTGCCAGGGTCTCGAGGCTCGCCGCACGCGGCTCACACCTCGACCACCGGGAAGGAACGGTCAAGCATCGGGAGATCCGTTCCGATGGTCGAGGTTGGTCGAGGTGCCGAGGAGCGATAGCGACGAGCCTCGAGACCCCGCTCGCCGACAGGCGTCCGCACCACCCGCCGAGCTGGAACCAGCTTCGCTGCAAGCGGTCTCGAGGCTCGCCGCACGCGGCTCGCACCTCGACCATCGGGGGGCGGGTCGACCATCGGTCAGGAAGCGGCGGTCGCTCGTTCCGATGGTCGAGGTGCCGAGGAGCGCCAGCGACGAGCCTCGAGACCCCGCTCGCCGACAGGTGTCCGCACCACCCGTCGAGCCGAACCAGCACCGGCGCAGGCGGTCTCGAGGCTCGCTGCACGCGGCTGGCACCTCGACCACCGGGGGGAAGGGAGCGAGCGTCGGGTGACGGAAGCGCTCGACCATCGGGGGGAAGGGGCAAGCTTCGGTCAGGGAATGCGCCGTCGTTCTACTCAGGACCTTCCATCCGATGGTCGAGGTGCCGAGGAGCGCCAGCGACGAGCCTCGAGACCCCGCTCGCCGACAGGTGTCCGCACCACCCGTCGAGCCGAACCAGCACCGGCGCAAGCGGTCTCGAGGTTCGCCGCATGCGGCTCGCACCTCGACCACCGGGGAAGGGGCGGACATCGGATGGCGTAAACGTCGCTCCAGCCCTGACGGGTTCAGGCGTCGGGGAGAGTGGAGGCCGCGGCGTGGTCGAGGAACCAGACGGTCTCCTCGGTGCCGTGGGCTCCGGCGCAGGGCCAGTCGGCAGGATCGGCGCCGGCGTGAGCTGCGGCGACCGCTTGGGCTTTGTCCTCACCGGCGACGAGAAACCACACAGCCTTGCTGCGGTTGACCACCGGCAGCGTGAGGGTGATCCGCCGCGGCGGTGGT
Encoded proteins:
- the gap gene encoding type I glyceraldehyde-3-phosphate dehydrogenase, translated to MTVRVGVNGFGRIGRNFFRAVEAQKALGTTDIEIVAVNDLTDNATLAHLLKFDSILGRLPQEVSLDGDFIVVGDQRIKALEVKEGPAALPWGDLGVDVVVESTGIFTAAEKAKGHLDAGAKKVIISAPASGEDITIVMGVNDDKYDGSQNIISNASCTTNCLGPFAKVLNDEFGIVSGLMTTVHAYTQDQNLQDGPHKDLRRARAAAINVVPTSTGAAKAIGLVLPELKGKLDGYALRVPIPTGSVTDLTAILEKSATADEINAAMKAAAEGPLKGILKYYDAPIVSSDIVTDPHSSLFDAGLTKVIGNQVKAVSWYDNEWGYSNRLVDLSGLVGKSL
- a CDS encoding phosphoglycerate kinase, translating into MGVPTLKDLLDEGVSGRGVLVRSDFNVPLDGSTITDPGRILASLPTLNALIDAGAKVIITAHLGRPKGEPDPKYSLAPVAERLGQELGRNVQLAGDVVGSDALARAEGLTDGDVLLLENVRFDPRETSKDESEREALAKAFVELVGPDGAFVSDGFGVVHRKQASVYDVAKLLPHYAGELVAAEVKVLSALTEDPERPYAVVLGGSKVSDKLGVIEALAPKVDTLVIGGGMAFTFLAAQGHGVGTSLLQEDQIEVCKDLLERFGDVIRLPADVVVADKFAADAQSQTVSADAIPDGWMGLDIGPESVQRFAALLSGAKTIFWNGPSGVFEFEKFAAGTKGVAEAIAGATKAGAFTVVGGGDSAAAVRTLGLPDDDFSHISTGGGASLEYLEGKELPGLKVLES
- the tpiA gene encoding triose-phosphate isomerase; the encoded protein is MSGSRKPLIAGNWKMNLNHLEAIALVQKIAFALPAKYFEKVDVTVIPPFTDIRSVQTVIDGDKLLLTYGAQDLSAHDSGAYTGEISGAFLAKLGCTFVVVGHSERRTMHAETDEVVLAKTKAALKHGLTPIVCIGEGLDIRESGEHVAYNVAQLKGSLAGLSAEDIAKVVIAYEPVWAIGTGRVASAADAQEVCAAVRATLAEIADASTAASVRVLYGGSVNAKNVGDIVGQTDVDGALVGGASLKADEFSTLSAIAAGGPLP
- the secG gene encoding preprotein translocase subunit SecG, translating into MLETVLDIGLIITSVLLVILVLLHRGKGGGLSSLFGGGVQSSLSGSSVVERNLDRLTIFVGLVWFIFIIGIGVDIKLSA
- the ppc gene encoding phosphoenolpyruvate carboxylase translates to MTSPSRGAPDWRPSISIVDHIVVDDEGRTLTEPLREDIRLLGGILGDMVREHSGSEVFDLVESARVAAFKIRRAEIDRDELADLFVDLDIAVAMPIIRAFSNFALLANLAEDIHRERRRMIHVRAGDPPQDSSLDATYAKLAEAGLGDDEVGDALADATVVPVITAHPTETRRRSVFEAQNRITELMRYRSRTELTPAEEAAVTEGIRRQILTLWQTALIRLERLTIQDEIRSGLRYYDASFFEIVPKINTSVRAALRSAYPNAGLADEPMLRMGSWIGGDRDGNPFVTDEIVEMATTLAARTAIGNHLSELEALAQELSMSTRLMTTSDAVYELAGVPREDAAADEPFRLALRHIRSRLVATATGLFGEEVMKTSDLFLLDGADAYSTADELLADLDVIDSGLRAANDDIIADDRLLRLRESVRTFGFHLSGLDMRQNSDMHEDVIAELLAWAGVHPDYRSLDEAERVEILTSELAARRPLTRPDAELSELATKELNIVRAAAAAVARFGPQSVPNYIISMCTSVSDMLEPMILLKEAGLIDIDGDTGKLTSTVRIVPLFETIEDLQQGAETLLAALDIPLYRDLVDGQSGMQEVMLGYSDSNKDGGYMAANWALYRGELDLVEAAAKAGIRLRLFHGRGGTVGRGGGPSYDAILAQPPGAVQGSLRITEQGEIIAAKYAEPVSAERNLETLLAATIESSLLDVEGLGDVSEDAYTTLDEIAALARSAYSALVHETPGFVEYFTTSTPLSEIGALNIGSRPASRKQTEKISDLRAIPWVLSWTQSRVMLPGWYGTGAAFEQWVGDDPDRLATLQRYYEKWPFFRTVMSNMAQVLAKSDMGLAHRYAQLVPDEQLRDTVFGMIVDEHERTIAMYSKITGTNDLLADNAALKRSVYNRFPYLEPLNLLQVELLRRFRAGDDSARIRRGIQLTMNGLATALRNSG
- a CDS encoding HNH endonuclease signature motif containing protein, with the protein product MSSVLTFTDPDADAAAIAAMPRDELTETGPELLRQSRKYEARTVLAAATLAERVFREHLAGRPETGVWGSVIEHAERLGRAEVSLQFKVSRSKAGNWIALADLLEKFPLIRAAYLNGELSTNRASIMARAAQRGGDIDATDTDSTDSTDGDESGDNKEMTFEEIVLDYGSRATTDPVLSQQLDAALISMNPDSVIEDRDTITDLVGNVTITPDVAGHSTLDAVVPAHYGVFLTTQINALIDERTCRKDPRRVGSLRVIALGEITGVPGAHLTCECGQANCAKGGAARDESAETPADAADAQAWDDLLPEPADADAPEVELVELVEPVVEPEVPDPLDEPTPDELPVAFGRALVVPGAPVLTVVTDPDGVLVPRLQGYGSIDPDYATTLAEIAKTIHYPESARTAGPLIPQVSDRPQAPPADPTGHGGHTVPPSRALTYAPSAALRAEVLGNDAWCRYPYCGMPSHLCDLDHWRPFNHADPEAGGWTVLGDLIPLCRADHQRKHLAEWVPTLYTDRRVEWRSRRTGQVIVTFPR